From the Lolium rigidum isolate FL_2022 chromosome 2, APGP_CSIRO_Lrig_0.1, whole genome shotgun sequence genome, one window contains:
- the LOC124686484 gene encoding OVARIAN TUMOR DOMAIN-containing deubiquitinating enzyme 11-like codes for MSEPQDHVSKSSCSSISTSTQGSDDDGTVGALLTEAKNNGRSLGKRLSHLDSLPHTPRVNGKIPDFNNATIDHESLLERLGTYGLAEYQIEGDGNCQFRALADQIFRNPDYHRHVRKAVVKQLKEFRKHYEGYVPLDYKVYLKKMKRSGEWGDHVTLQAAADRFGAKICLLTSFRDTCLIEIVPRDVAPTRELWLSFWCEVHYNSLYANEDLPTRKSKKKHWLF; via the exons ATGTCTGAACCACAGGATCATGTTAGTAAAAGCTCCTGCTCGAGTATTAGCACCAGTACTCAGGGGAGCGATGACGACGGGACCGTTGGTGCCCTTTTAACTGAGGCAAAGAACAATGGGCGTAGTCTTGGAAAGCGGCTGTCTCACTTAGATTCGCTCCCG CACACTCCTCGAGTCAATGGGAAAATTCCCGATTTTAATAATGCAACAATAGACCATGAATCATTATTGGAAAG ATTGGGCACTTACGGCTTAGCTGAATATCAGATAGAAGGAGATGGTAATTGCCAG TTTCGAGCTCTGGCAGACCAGATATTCCGCAATCCTGACTATCACAGACATGTGAGGAAGGCAGTAGTCAAGCAG CTAAAGGAATTCAGGAAACACTATGAAGGCTATGTACCATTGGACTACAAGGTTTACTTGAAGAAAATGAAAAG ATCTGGGGAATGGGGAGATCATGTTACCTTACAAGCAGCTGCAGACCGG TTTGGTGCCAAAATTTGCCTGCTGACATCGTTTAGAGACACATGCCTAATCGAGATAGTCCCCAGGGATGTTGCTCCTACAAGAG AGCTTTGGCTAAGTTTCTGGTGCGAAGTACACTACAATTCCTTATATGCAAATGAAG ATCTTCCGACGCGGAAGTCTAAAAAGAAGCACTGGCTGTTCTAG
- the LOC124686485 gene encoding peptidyl-prolyl cis-trans isomerase FKBP17-1, chloroplastic-like, whose translation MVIAAAAPVAGAAPPPPKKTKTVTLAAASPLTATRRHLFLAAAASVFPTAAASAAAGRFTEIPSSGGVKALELREGSGDVPADGDQVAIHYYGRLAAKQGWRFDSTYDHKDATGDPIPFVFTVGSGKVIPGIEAAVKSMRVGGLRRVVIPPSQGYQNTSQEPIPPNFFDRQRLFTTIFNPTRLANGEGSTLGIVIFDIELLSIRQHT comes from the exons ATGGTCATCGCTGCCGCCGCCCCGGTGGCcggtgccgcgccgccgcctcccaagAAGACAAAGACCGTGACCCTAGCTGCAGCATCACCACTCACGGCCACAAGAAGGCACCTCTTCCTGGCCGCCGCCGCATCCGTCTTCCCCAcggcggccgcctccgccgccgccggtcgattCACTGAGATCCCCAGCTCCGGCGGCGTCAAGGCCCTGGAGCTCCGGGAGGGTTCCGGCGATGTCCCGGCTGACGGAGACCAG GTTGCAATTCACTATTATGGGAGGTTGGCTGCGAAGCAAGGATGGCGCTTCGACTCAACTTACGATCACAAAGACGCGACTGGTGATCCTATACCTTTTGTCTTTACCGTCGGATCTGGAAAG GTTATACCTGGTATTGAGGCAGCAGTGAAGTCTATGAGAGTCGGTGGTCTTCGTCGTGTGGTCATTCCACCATCACAGGGATACCAAAACACATCACAAGAACCAATTCCTCCTAAT TTCTTTGATCGGCAGAGACTGTTTACTACTATATTCAACCCGACGCGCCTCGCTAATGGCGAGGGTTCCACTCTTGGTATTGTCATCTTCGACATTGAGCTACTCAGCATAAGGCAGCATACCTAA
- the LOC124691762 gene encoding porphobilinogen deaminase, chloroplastic, with protein sequence MATMRCTNHTLLGSPTCVARPRRRCPAVVRAAVAVQAEAGPKVSLIRIGTRGSPLALAQAHETREKLKAAHTELAEDGAVEIIIIKTTGDMILDKPLADIGGKGLFTKEIDDALLQGRIDIAVHSMKDVPTYLPEGTILPCNLPREDVRDAFICLTAKTLADLPAGSVVGSASLRRQSQILYKYPSLKVVNFRGNVQTRLRKLKEGDVHATLLALAGLKRLNMAETATSVLSVDEMLPAVAQGAIGIACRTSDDKMMEYLSSLNHEDTRLAVACEREFLSVLDGNCRTPIAAYAYRDSDGNCSFRGLLASPDGSIVYETSRSGTYSFDDMVAIGQDAGHELKAKAGPGFFDGLQ encoded by the exons ATGGCGACGATGAGATGCACCAACCACACCCTCCTCGGCTCGCCGACCTGCGTCGCGCGCCCGCGCCGGAGGTGCCCCGCGGTCgtgcgcgccgccgtcgccgtccagGCCGAGGCGGGGCCCAAGGTCTCCCTCATCCGGATTGGCACGCGCGGGAG TCCTCTTGCTCTTGCACAAGCTCATGAAACCCGTGAGAAGCTGAAAGCTGCACACACCGAGTTAGCCGAAGATGGTGCTGTTGAGATTATCATCATAAAGACAACGGGGGACATGATCCTTGACAAGCCCCTGGCCGATATAGGAGGCAAGGGTTTATTCACCAAGGAGATAGACGACGCGCTCTTGCAGGGACGGATTGACATCGCGGTTCACTCGATGAAGGATGTCCCAACATATCTACCGGAAGGCACGATATTGCCCTGTAACCTCCCACGGGAAGATGTGAGGGATGCGTTCATATGCTTGACTGCAAAAACTCTTGCGGATCTTCCTGCTGGTAGTGTTGTCGGAAGTGCTTCCCTGCGGAGGCAATCTCAGATTCTCTACAAATATCCATCACTAAAA GTTGTTAACTTCAGAGGAAATGTTCAGACAAGGTTAAGGAAACTTAAGGAAGGAGATGTACACGCTACATTGTTGGCACTGGCTGGACTGAAACGATTAAACATGGCGGAAACTGCAACATCTGTATTATCAGTAGATGAAATGCTCCCAGCAGTTGCTCAAGGTGCTATTGGAATAGCTTGCAGGACCAGTGATGACAAAATG ATGGAGTATCTATCTTCTTTGAATCATGAAGATACCAGATTAGCTGTTGCATGTGAAAGAGAGTTCTTGTCTGTTCTTGATGGTAACTGCCGAACTCCAATTGCGGCATATGCTTATCGTGATAGTGATGGGAATTGTTCATTCCGTGGGCTATTGGCTTCACCAGATGGATCTATAG TATATGAGACATCAAGAAGTGGAACATATTCCTTCGATGACATGGTTGCGATAGGCCAAGATGCTGGCCACGAACTGAAAGCAAAGGCTGGACCTGGTTTCTTTGATGGCTTGCAATAA